A section of the Leptotrichia sp. HSP-342 genome encodes:
- a CDS encoding lipoate--protein ligase, translating to MKYYVSKSNDPAFNIALEEYCFKQLRDIDEIFLLWINEPTIVVGKYQNTIEEINTEYTREKGIHVVRRISGGGAVYHDLNNLNYTIISNKQEDKEGFNFKEFSKPIIETLAELGVKAEFTGRNDLEIDGQKFCGNAQAYIKGRVMHHGCLLFDVNFGELGNALKVSKDKIESKGVKSVRSRVTNILPHLKEPITVNEFGEKIMEYMKKQYPDMKEYVFSQEELDYIAKRAEIKRSWEWNYGESPEFNITRGKRFENGKIQIFATVENSRIKNIKFYGDFFGKNEDLSEIENLLKDTKYTREAVKEKLEIVDIGEYFSRFTTDEVVEVIVE from the coding sequence ATGAAATATTATGTTAGTAAGTCAAATGATCCAGCATTTAATATTGCTTTAGAAGAATATTGTTTTAAGCAGCTGCGTGATATTGACGAAATATTTTTACTTTGGATAAATGAGCCAACAATTGTTGTAGGAAAATACCAAAATACAATTGAGGAAATTAACACAGAATATACTCGTGAAAAAGGAATCCATGTTGTTCGTAGAATTTCTGGCGGAGGTGCAGTTTACCACGATTTAAACAATTTAAATTATACAATAATCTCCAATAAGCAGGAAGATAAGGAAGGTTTTAACTTTAAGGAATTTTCAAAGCCAATTATAGAAACTCTGGCAGAATTGGGTGTAAAAGCTGAATTTACAGGTAGAAATGACTTGGAAATAGATGGACAGAAATTTTGTGGAAACGCTCAAGCATACATAAAAGGACGTGTAATGCACCATGGATGCCTATTGTTTGATGTGAATTTTGGAGAATTAGGAAATGCACTGAAAGTTTCAAAGGATAAAATTGAGTCAAAAGGCGTAAAATCAGTAAGAAGCCGTGTTACAAACATACTTCCTCATTTGAAAGAACCGATCACTGTAAATGAATTTGGTGAAAAAATAATGGAATATATGAAAAAACAGTATCCAGATATGAAAGAGTACGTTTTTAGCCAAGAGGAGCTGGATTACATTGCCAAGAGAGCTGAAATTAAGAGAAGTTGGGAATGGAATTATGGAGAGTCGCCAGAATTTAATATAACTAGAGGAAAAAGATTTGAAAATGGTAAAATCCAAATTTTTGCCACAGTAGAAAATTCCAGAATTAAAAATATCAAATTCTATGGAGATTTCTTTGGTAAAAATGAAGATTTAAGTGAAATTGAAAATCTTTTGAAAGATACGAAATATACAAGGGAAGCTGTAAAAGAAAAATTAGAAATAGTTGATATTGGTGAATATTTTTCTAGATTTACAACAGATGAAGTTGTGGAAGTTATTGTTGAGTAG
- a CDS encoding acyltransferase family protein: MKKYNQFEIFRFIGALSVFYYHTRVHAQFSPIKLPFILEHGIAWVFFFFLLSGFLLTYVYSNKNLDTQIFYKTRFFKFYPVYFLSLILTLKFKGTIIYNMLLVQSWIFNRSLSYNSSAWYLSVLAFLLLLFPALLQFRKNKYFTYFVLIINFYVYYFFNYLFKLNSNSGTVLEFIKYNPLMYISTFTFGMLLYDKIKKRNIYSFLTIIYIIFLLFAPYNKFFPYNSTAISLSFIPLIVFLYLDNGFFSKFLGNKFFIYLGGISYSIYILHRPLYIIFEKFMGEMTSHVDFLIYFLMVFLMSNLAKYLVENKFYKYLCKKYLNRAI; this comes from the coding sequence ATGAAAAAATATAATCAGTTTGAAATTTTTAGATTTATTGGAGCATTGTCAGTATTTTACTACCATACTAGAGTACATGCTCAGTTTTCTCCTATAAAACTTCCTTTCATTTTAGAACATGGAATCGCCTGGGTATTTTTCTTTTTTCTGCTTTCAGGATTTCTTTTAACGTATGTTTATTCAAACAAAAATCTTGACACTCAGATTTTTTATAAGACAAGATTCTTTAAATTTTATCCTGTCTACTTCCTATCGCTCATACTGACATTAAAATTTAAAGGTACAATAATATATAACATGCTTCTAGTGCAGTCATGGATTTTTAACAGATCTCTAAGCTACAATTCATCGGCATGGTATCTTTCTGTACTGGCCTTTTTACTTTTGTTATTTCCAGCGCTGCTACAATTTAGAAAAAATAAATATTTTACATATTTTGTATTAATTATCAATTTTTACGTCTATTATTTTTTCAATTATCTTTTTAAGTTAAACTCCAACAGTGGAACAGTTCTTGAATTTATAAAATATAACCCTCTTATGTACATCAGCACCTTTACATTCGGAATGCTCCTTTATGATAAAATAAAAAAAAGAAATATATATTCTTTTCTTACAATAATTTATATTATTTTCTTATTATTTGCTCCATACAACAAGTTTTTCCCATATAATTCCACTGCTATTTCGTTATCTTTCATCCCTTTAATTGTATTTCTGTATTTAGATAACGGATTTTTCAGTAAATTTCTTGGAAACAAATTTTTTATCTACCTGGGAGGAATCAGTTATTCAATATACATACTGCATAGACCCCTGTACATAATATTTGAAAAATTTATGGGAGAAATGACAAGTCATGTAGATTTTCTAATCTACTTCCTAATGGTATTTCTAATGTCAAATTTGGCAAAATACCTCGTGGAGAATAAATTTTATAAATATCTATGTAAAAAATATTTGAATAGGGCTATCTAG